The following proteins are co-located in the Bosea sp. AS-1 genome:
- a CDS encoding ABC transporter ATP-binding protein encodes MELQDRPQAGAEAVASSPEKTAVSLGGVDITFHLANGGRYQAVKGIELEVSPGEFVSIVGPTGCGKSTLLNAAAGLLSPSAGKVGIFGKPLAGLNRRAGYLFQQDALMPWKTALDNVKVALEPMGVPDREATERAREWLARVGLSAFVDRYPHMLSGGQRKRVSLAQMLIRNPEIILMDEPFGPLDAQTRQIMGNLLLDLWSRDRKALMFVTHDLEEAIALSDRVVVMSAGPAAGIVADYKVALPRPRDIADIRLEKAFHEIHRDIWSSLRVEVQKAYAMGEGRELVGGDAS; translated from the coding sequence ATGGAGTTGCAGGATCGCCCGCAGGCGGGCGCCGAGGCTGTGGCAAGCTCGCCGGAGAAGACGGCGGTGTCGCTCGGCGGTGTCGACATCACCTTCCATCTCGCCAACGGCGGCCGCTACCAGGCCGTCAAGGGCATCGAGCTCGAGGTCTCGCCCGGCGAATTCGTCTCGATCGTCGGGCCGACGGGCTGCGGCAAATCCACGCTGCTCAACGCTGCGGCGGGGCTCTTGTCTCCCTCGGCCGGCAAGGTCGGGATCTTCGGCAAGCCTTTGGCCGGGCTGAACCGGCGGGCGGGTTACCTTTTTCAGCAGGATGCGCTGATGCCGTGGAAGACGGCGCTCGACAACGTCAAGGTCGCGCTGGAGCCGATGGGCGTGCCCGACCGTGAAGCTACGGAGCGCGCGCGCGAATGGCTTGCACGCGTAGGCTTGAGCGCCTTCGTCGACCGCTATCCGCACATGCTCTCGGGCGGCCAGCGCAAGCGTGTCAGCCTGGCGCAGATGCTGATCCGCAATCCCGAGATCATCCTGATGGACGAGCCCTTCGGGCCGCTCGACGCGCAGACGCGGCAGATCATGGGCAATCTCCTGCTCGATCTCTGGTCGCGCGACCGCAAGGCGCTGATGTTCGTGACGCACGATCTGGAGGAGGCGATCGCGCTGTCCGACCGCGTCGTGGTGATGTCGGCGGGACCTGCGGCGGGGATCGTGGCCGACTATAAGGTCGCGTTGCCGCGTCCGCGCGACATCGCCGATATCAGGCTGGAGAAGGCCTTCCACGAGATCCACCGCGACATCTGGTCGTCGCTGCGCGTCGAGGTGCAGAAAGCTTATGCGATGGGCGAGGGGCGCGAGCTCGTCGGGGGAGACGCGTCGTGA
- a CDS encoding ABC transporter permease produces the protein MKRLKLLSLQILVMIVFLAVWHVMTTTSLFGDIKTSQFFFSTPGAVLARTFKELTSAEIYWHLGITLTETVLAFVIGSAAGILFGFAFARNALLSAVFDPYIKAANALPRVVLAPIFALWFGLGIWSKVALGFTLVFFIVFFNVYQGVREVSPTILANARMLGMNERQLFKHVYWPSALTWMFSSLHTSVGFALVGAVVGEYLGSSAGLGYKIHEAESVFDVTGVFAGMVILTIFVIAIDALVTLVERRLLVWRPAQSATTTT, from the coding sequence GTGAAGCGGCTGAAACTCCTTTCGCTCCAGATCCTGGTGATGATCGTCTTCCTGGCCGTCTGGCATGTGATGACCACCACCAGCCTGTTCGGCGACATCAAGACGAGCCAGTTCTTCTTCTCCACGCCAGGCGCGGTGCTGGCGCGCACCTTCAAGGAGCTGACGAGCGCCGAGATCTACTGGCACCTCGGCATCACGCTGACGGAGACGGTTCTGGCCTTCGTCATCGGCTCTGCGGCCGGCATCCTGTTCGGCTTCGCCTTCGCGCGGAATGCGCTGCTTTCGGCGGTGTTCGACCCTTACATCAAGGCCGCGAACGCGCTGCCGCGCGTGGTGCTGGCGCCGATCTTCGCGCTCTGGTTCGGGCTCGGCATCTGGTCGAAGGTGGCGCTCGGCTTCACGCTCGTCTTCTTCATCGTGTTCTTCAACGTCTATCAGGGCGTCCGCGAGGTCTCGCCGACCATTCTCGCCAATGCGCGCATGCTGGGGATGAACGAGCGCCAGCTCTTCAAGCATGTGTATTGGCCTTCCGCGCTGACCTGGATGTTCTCCTCGCTGCATACCTCGGTCGGCTTCGCGCTGGTCGGTGCGGTGGTGGGCGAATATCTCGGCTCCTCCGCGGGGCTCGGTTACAAGATCCACGAAGCCGAAAGCGTCTTCGACGTCACGGGCGTCTTCGCCGGCATGGTGATCCTCACCATCTTCGTCATCGCGATCGATGCGCTGGTGACGCTGGTCGAGCGCCGATTGCTTGTCTGGCGTCCCGCGCAGAGCGCGACGACCACGACGTAA
- a CDS encoding DedA family protein, giving the protein MAALEQAMQTLVEFMRVNQEWAIPIVFLVAFCECVAILSWLVPATVFFTTFGAVAGASGLNLVPLALAASLGAGSGFLVSYWAGLFLGPRVHDYWPFSKNPELLDRGHAFFEKWGLASILIGHFFGPLRAVIAIVAGLVAMPAWQFHLANWLASFAWGFGLLYGVGRISEFLAR; this is encoded by the coding sequence ATGGCCGCCCTCGAACAAGCCATGCAGACGCTCGTCGAGTTCATGCGGGTCAACCAGGAATGGGCCATCCCGATCGTCTTCCTGGTCGCCTTCTGCGAATGCGTCGCGATCCTGTCCTGGCTCGTGCCGGCCACGGTGTTCTTCACGACCTTCGGAGCAGTCGCCGGCGCCTCCGGCCTCAACCTCGTGCCGCTGGCGCTGGCGGCCTCCCTGGGCGCGGGCAGCGGCTTCCTGGTGTCGTACTGGGCCGGGCTCTTCCTCGGCCCGCGCGTCCACGACTACTGGCCCTTCAGCAAGAATCCGGAATTGCTGGACCGTGGTCATGCCTTCTTCGAGAAATGGGGCCTCGCCAGCATCCTGATCGGCCACTTCTTCGGGCCGCTGCGGGCCGTGATCGCGATCGTCGCCGGCCTCGTCGCCATGCCTGCCTGGCAGTTCCATCTCGCCAACTGGCTCGCCTCCTTCGCCTGGGGCTTCGGCCTGCTCTACGGGGTCGGTCGGATCAGCGAATTCCTCGCGCGCTGA
- the ilvC gene encoding ketol-acid reductoisomerase: protein MRVYYDRDADINLIKGKKVLIVGYGSQGHAHALNLRDSGVKDVAIALKEGSATRKKAEGAGFKVFTPAEGAKWADVIMMLTPDELQADIYRDELAANMKEGAALLFAHGLNVHFNLIEPRKDLDVLMVAPKGPGHTVRSEYERGGGVPTLIAIHQDATGNAHDLGLSYASANGGGRAGIIETTFKEECETDLFGEQVVLCGGLVELIKAGYETLTEAGYAPEMAYFECLHEVKLIVDLIYEGGIANMNYSISNTAEYGEYVTGPRIITPETKAEMKRVLNDIQSGKFTRDWMLENKVNQTSFKATRARMAAHPIEEVGAKLRDMMPWIKAKALVDKSKN from the coding sequence ATGCGCGTCTATTACGATCGTGATGCCGACATCAATCTGATCAAGGGCAAGAAGGTCCTCATCGTCGGCTACGGCTCGCAGGGCCATGCCCATGCGCTCAACCTGCGCGATTCGGGCGTCAAGGACGTGGCGATCGCGCTCAAGGAAGGCTCCGCCACCCGCAAGAAGGCCGAAGGCGCCGGCTTCAAGGTGTTCACCCCGGCCGAGGGCGCCAAGTGGGCCGACGTCATCATGATGCTGACGCCGGACGAGCTGCAGGCCGACATCTATCGCGACGAACTCGCCGCCAATATGAAGGAAGGCGCGGCGCTGCTCTTCGCGCACGGCCTCAATGTTCACTTCAACCTGATCGAGCCGCGCAAGGACCTCGACGTGTTGATGGTCGCTCCGAAGGGCCCTGGCCACACCGTCCGTTCCGAGTACGAGCGCGGCGGTGGCGTGCCGACCCTGATCGCGATCCACCAGGATGCGACCGGCAACGCCCACGACCTCGGCCTCTCCTACGCCTCGGCCAATGGCGGCGGCCGCGCCGGCATCATCGAGACCACCTTCAAGGAAGAGTGCGAGACAGACCTCTTCGGCGAGCAGGTCGTGCTCTGCGGCGGCCTGGTCGAGCTGATCAAGGCCGGCTACGAGACGCTGACCGAGGCCGGCTACGCCCCCGAGATGGCCTATTTCGAGTGCCTCCACGAGGTGAAGCTGATCGTGGACCTCATCTATGAGGGCGGCATCGCCAACATGAACTACTCGATCTCGAACACCGCCGAGTACGGCGAGTACGTCACCGGCCCGCGCATCATCACGCCCGAGACCAAGGCTGAGATGAAGCGCGTCCTCAACGACATCCAGTCGGGCAAGTTCACCCGCGATTGGATGCTCGAGAACAAGGTCAACCAGACCTCGTTCAAGGCGACCCGCGCCCGCATGGCCGCTCATCCGATCGAGGAAGTCGGTGCCAAGCTGCGCGACATGATGCCGTGGATCAAGGCCAAGGCTCTGGTCGACAAGTCGAAGAACTGA
- the pdxY gene encoding pyridoxal kinase PdxY — MNILSIQSHVAYGHVGNASATFPMQRLGVDVWPIHTVQFSNHTGYGSWKGRVFDGGMIDEVMEGIAERGVLSQCDGVISGYMGSADIGHAILSAVEQVRAANPKALYCCDPVIGDVGRGIFVRPGIPEFMREQAVPAADIVTPNQFELELLTDIEIKTIADAHRAIEALRDAGPKVMMVTSLVTEETPADAIDLVAADDEGSWRVRTPKLDVGVNGAGDAIAALFFTHYLRDRSAASALSKAASSIYGLLKRTKEVGSREILTVAAQDEFVTPSQVFAPEAI, encoded by the coding sequence ATGAACATCCTCTCGATCCAGTCCCATGTCGCCTATGGCCATGTGGGCAACGCCTCCGCGACCTTTCCGATGCAGCGGCTCGGTGTCGATGTCTGGCCGATCCATACGGTGCAGTTCTCGAATCACACCGGCTACGGCAGCTGGAAGGGACGCGTCTTCGACGGCGGCATGATCGACGAGGTGATGGAGGGCATTGCCGAGCGCGGCGTGCTCTCGCAATGCGATGGCGTGATCTCTGGTTATATGGGCTCGGCCGATATCGGCCATGCCATCCTCTCCGCGGTGGAGCAGGTGCGGGCGGCCAATCCCAAGGCGCTGTATTGCTGCGATCCGGTGATCGGTGATGTCGGGCGCGGGATCTTCGTGAGGCCAGGTATTCCGGAGTTCATGCGCGAGCAGGCGGTGCCTGCCGCCGACATCGTCACGCCGAACCAGTTCGAGCTTGAACTACTGACCGACATCGAGATCAAGACCATCGCCGATGCTCATCGTGCGATCGAGGCGCTGCGCGATGCCGGGCCGAAGGTGATGATGGTGACCTCCCTCGTGACCGAGGAGACGCCGGCCGACGCGATCGATCTGGTGGCGGCGGACGACGAGGGTAGCTGGCGCGTCCGGACGCCGAAGCTCGATGTCGGCGTCAACGGCGCGGGCGATGCCATCGCGGCGCTGTTCTTCACTCATTACCTGCGGGACCGTTCGGCCGCTTCGGCCCTCAGCAAGGCGGCTTCCTCGATTTATGGCCTGCTGAAGCGCACCAAGGAGGTTGGTTCGCGCGAGATCCTGACGGTCGCGGCACAGGATGAATTCGTGACGCCCTCGCAGGTCTTCGCGCCGGAAGCGATCTGA
- a CDS encoding TetR/AcrR family transcriptional regulator C-terminal domain-containing protein translates to MTEAQAETQGEALTARQQAVLDAVLSLMVEKGSGLTMTAVARRASCSKETLYKWFGDRDGLLTATVQWQASKVRAGNFDRQKLDAGTLRESLKRFATNWLEVISSPTSIALNRVGVSQAAARDGNLGSIVLANGRFAIGKRMMPVLEAGREAGLLAFDDTETAFRTFFGLVGRDIQIRLLLGDPLTLGKSEIARDAERATDQFLTLYGTAKNDPGRKNNA, encoded by the coding sequence ACGCAAGGCGAGGCGCTGACAGCGCGCCAGCAGGCCGTGCTCGACGCCGTGCTGAGCCTGATGGTCGAGAAGGGCAGCGGGCTCACCATGACCGCGGTGGCGAGGCGGGCGAGCTGCTCCAAGGAAACCCTCTACAAATGGTTCGGTGACCGCGACGGCCTGTTGACCGCGACGGTGCAGTGGCAGGCCTCGAAGGTGAGGGCGGGCAATTTCGACCGCCAGAAGCTCGATGCCGGTACCCTTCGCGAAAGCCTGAAGCGCTTCGCCACCAACTGGCTCGAGGTGATTTCCTCACCGACCTCGATCGCGCTCAACCGCGTCGGCGTCAGCCAGGCGGCGGCGCGCGACGGCAATCTCGGCTCGATCGTGCTGGCCAATGGCCGCTTCGCCATCGGCAAGCGTATGATGCCGGTGCTCGAGGCGGGCCGCGAGGCCGGGCTCCTCGCTTTCGACGACACCGAGACGGCCTTCCGCACCTTTTTCGGCCTGGTCGGCCGCGATATCCAGATCCGTCTGCTGCTCGGCGACCCGCTGACGCTGGGCAAGTCCGAGATCGCGCGCGATGCGGAGCGCGCCACCGACCAGTTCCTCACCCTCTACGGTACGGCAAAAAATGATCCGGGCCGGAAGAACAACGCGTGA
- a CDS encoding PAS domain-containing sensor histidine kinase, with product MPEELAFLDGGGDMAAAIRDYDWASTALGPIGEWPVSLKTAVGMMVNSHFPKCIVWGADLITIHNDAFRPLLGNKPPALGQPFSIVWEEVWDEIGPMVAKALRGEATFIEDFPLTINRYEHPEEVWFTFCYSPIRDESGRVLGMMDTVMETTGKMLAVRNARLLNAELAHRMKNTMAMIAAIASQTFRSAETLEEAQATLSERIATLGEAHSILTRSSWSSAPIRSVVEGALAPHRSGIGTIRVEGPPLQLAADQAMTLALAINELATNAVKYGALSVETGEAVIRWQVGRPLSEDPFHLEWTESGGPVVVKPRRQGFGSRLVERVMAQKFQGEVELDYRPEGLRYRLVSTMANIAPRE from the coding sequence TTGCCTGAAGAACTGGCGTTTCTGGATGGCGGCGGCGACATGGCTGCCGCCATCCGCGATTATGACTGGGCGTCGACCGCTCTCGGGCCGATCGGGGAGTGGCCCGTCTCGCTGAAGACGGCTGTCGGCATGATGGTCAATTCGCATTTCCCCAAATGCATCGTCTGGGGGGCGGATCTGATCACGATCCACAACGACGCCTTCCGGCCCCTGCTCGGCAACAAGCCGCCGGCGCTCGGCCAGCCGTTCAGCATCGTCTGGGAAGAGGTCTGGGACGAGATCGGCCCGATGGTGGCGAAGGCTCTGCGCGGCGAGGCGACCTTCATCGAAGACTTCCCGCTGACGATCAATCGTTACGAACATCCGGAAGAGGTCTGGTTCACCTTCTGCTACAGCCCGATCCGCGACGAGAGCGGCCGTGTCCTCGGCATGATGGATACGGTGATGGAGACGACCGGCAAGATGCTGGCGGTGCGCAATGCCCGCCTGCTCAACGCCGAACTGGCACACCGGATGAAGAACACGATGGCGATGATCGCCGCCATCGCCAGCCAGACCTTCCGCTCCGCCGAAACGCTGGAGGAAGCGCAGGCGACCCTGAGCGAGCGTATCGCGACGCTGGGCGAGGCGCATTCGATCCTGACCCGGTCGAGCTGGAGCAGCGCGCCGATCCGCAGCGTCGTCGAGGGGGCGCTGGCACCACATCGGTCCGGGATCGGCACGATCCGCGTCGAAGGGCCCCCTCTGCAGCTTGCCGCGGACCAAGCGATGACGCTCGCACTCGCCATCAACGAACTCGCTACCAATGCGGTGAAATACGGGGCACTTTCTGTTGAGACGGGCGAAGCCGTCATCCGCTGGCAGGTCGGTCGCCCGCTGAGCGAGGACCCCTTCCATCTCGAATGGACCGAGAGTGGCGGGCCAGTCGTCGTGAAACCGCGCCGCCAGGGGTTCGGTTCGCGGCTGGTCGAGCGGGTGATGGCGCAGAAGTTTCAGGGCGAGGTCGAGCTGGATTACCGGCCCGAAGGCCTGCGCTACCGGCTCGTCTCCACCATGGCGAACATCGCGCCGCGCGAGTGA
- a CDS encoding DUF655 domain-containing protein: MTMSRFLIPLVALAAMGGQAFAQTASQPAPAIKPIAPVTAPAAKPAAQPSAAQAKKININTATAAELDTLKGIGEARAKKIIEERGKAKFKDFADLVKRGTLPANVEAEIKDKITF, from the coding sequence ATGACGATGTCTCGTTTCCTGATCCCCCTCGTCGCGCTTGCGGCCATGGGCGGGCAGGCCTTCGCCCAGACCGCCAGCCAGCCGGCGCCCGCGATCAAGCCGATCGCTCCCGTCACCGCGCCGGCCGCCAAGCCCGCCGCCCAGCCTTCGGCGGCCCAGGCCAAGAAGATCAACATCAATACGGCGACCGCCGCTGAACTCGACACGCTGAAGGGCATCGGCGAGGCCCGTGCCAAGAAGATCATCGAGGAACGCGGCAAGGCGAAGTTCAAGGATTTCGCCGATCTGGTGAAACGCGGCACCCTGCCTGCGAATGTCGAGGCCGAGATCAAGGACAAGATCACCTTCTGA
- a CDS encoding ABC transporter substrate-binding protein encodes MKLTRRDALAALAASTAVGLSPATVLAQAAEKPKLTLGVGGKPLLYYLPLTVAEKKGYFKDQGLDVEINDFGGGAKSLQALVGGSVDVVTGAYEHTIRMQAKGQDIRAVIELGRFPAITIAVRKDLADKVKSAADFKGLKIGVTAPGSSTALTAQYAMVKAGLKPNDAAFIGIGAGASAVAAIKQKQVDVISHLDPVTSKLEADGDIVTLIDTRTEAGTKALFGGSNPAAVLYLKNDFAEKNPVTTQKLVNAFMKALKWLETAKPEEVADLVPQEYLLGDRPLYVRAVKNSQESYSRTGIATPDAMKSMYDSLKLLDPELTNSNVDLSKTFIDSFAKKAASGA; translated from the coding sequence ATGAAACTGACCCGCCGCGATGCGCTCGCCGCGCTCGCCGCTTCCACCGCCGTTGGGCTGTCGCCGGCCACGGTCCTCGCGCAGGCGGCCGAGAAGCCGAAGCTCACGCTCGGCGTCGGCGGCAAGCCGCTGCTCTACTATCTCCCGCTCACCGTCGCGGAGAAGAAGGGCTACTTCAAGGATCAGGGGCTCGACGTCGAGATCAACGATTTCGGCGGCGGCGCCAAGTCGCTGCAGGCGCTCGTCGGCGGCTCGGTCGATGTCGTGACCGGTGCCTATGAGCACACCATCCGCATGCAGGCGAAGGGGCAGGACATCCGCGCCGTGATCGAGCTCGGCCGCTTCCCCGCCATCACCATCGCGGTGCGCAAGGACCTCGCCGACAAGGTGAAGTCGGCTGCCGACTTCAAGGGGCTGAAGATCGGCGTGACCGCGCCCGGTTCCTCCACCGCGCTCACCGCGCAATACGCCATGGTCAAGGCCGGGCTGAAGCCGAACGACGCGGCCTTCATCGGCATCGGTGCCGGCGCGAGCGCCGTGGCCGCGATCAAGCAGAAGCAGGTCGACGTGATCTCGCATCTCGACCCCGTGACCTCGAAGCTCGAAGCCGACGGCGACATCGTCACGCTGATCGACACCCGCACCGAGGCCGGCACCAAGGCCCTGTTCGGCGGCTCCAACCCGGCGGCGGTGCTCTATCTCAAGAACGATTTCGCCGAGAAGAACCCGGTCACCACGCAGAAGCTGGTCAATGCCTTCATGAAGGCGCTGAAGTGGCTCGAGACGGCCAAGCCCGAGGAGGTCGCCGATCTGGTGCCGCAGGAATACCTGCTCGGCGACCGGCCGCTCTATGTCCGCGCGGTGAAGAACTCGCAGGAGAGCTACTCGCGCACCGGCATCGCCACGCCGGACGCGATGAAGAGCATGTACGACTCGCTGAAGCTGCTCGACCCGGAGCTGACCAACTCCAATGTCGACCTGTCGAAGACCTTCATCGACAGTTTCGCCAAGAAGGCGGCTTCGGGAGCCTGA